The genomic region TCGGCCAGCGCGTTCATCTCGCGGCCGGCGCTCAACTCGGCGGGGTCCTCGAACCCATCGGCAACCGCCCGGTCATCATCGAGGACGACTGCTTCATCGGCACCCAGGCTGCCGTCGTCGAAGGCGTGATCGTCCGCCGCGGCGCCGTCCTTGCCCCGGGCGTGCTGCTTACCGCCGCCGTCACGCTGTACGACGCCGTCCACCAGACCACCCTGAAAGGCGAAGTCCCCGAGAACGCCGTCGTCGTCCCCGGCTCCCGGCCCGCCACCTCCGACTGGGCCCGTAAACACGGCCTGCAACTCAACTGCCCCATCATCGCCAAGTACCGCGACCCCGGCACCGACGCGGCGCTGATGCTGGAGGAGGCGCTGCGGTGAGTCGACCCGGCTGAAGAGGTTACTGGACACGAACCTCTAAACGATCGCCAGCCTTCAGGATGTTGA from Phycisphaeraceae bacterium harbors:
- a CDS encoding 2,3,4,5-tetrahydropyridine-2,6-dicarboxylate N-succinyltransferase, with product MPLDDLSNHDFLRQLESGERRVAARAEDGTWTVNEDVKRRILEVFRTSELAAFEGGSVDKADLGPRRFHVEDGIRQIPGGTAVRAGAHVARGVVICPPAWVNIGAFVDSDTMIDSHSLVGSCAQVGQRVHLAAGAQLGGVLEPIGNRPVIIEDDCFIGTQAAVVEGVIVRRGAVLAPGVLLTAAVTLYDAVHQTTLKGEVPENAVVVPGSRPATSDWARKHGLQLNCPIIAKYRDPGTDAALMLEEALR